A single Amphiprion ocellaris isolate individual 3 ecotype Okinawa chromosome 15, ASM2253959v1, whole genome shotgun sequence DNA region contains:
- the mindy1 gene encoding ubiquitin carboxyl-terminal hydrolase MINDY-1: protein MAESSSEPSAATDLLIERSKDEPTVGLESFSKELIVTMTAEGSDLGAPSSNGTTDRPLPAKVHKKDEEEDEEEEATPTPPESSPSPSSENGTLTTVTTEEEALSALLRHIKTEGGPDRGGDPGLDLEESSSLATAGGSDDQRESTDSASFSIPSLELSDGVTATGNSLDVEDGLSSSYSALGVEGCSPSTEVPSLKEDEALEAAGGAVVVPAAAPPLAAAAPPAAAAAAAAPEPGPSMPAYYLVKWITWKEKKTPIITQSENGPCPLLAIMNTLFLRWKAKLPAQTEVVTTEDLMAHLGECVLSVTPREKTDGMELNFQQNMSDAMAVLPKLSTGLDVNVRFTGVTDFEYTPECIVFDLLDIPLYHGWLVDPQSTEMVAAVGKLSYNQLVEKIIDYKHSADSSRVGEGLVAEQFLESTATQLSYHGLCELNTTAKEGEISVFFRNNHFSTMIKHKGHLYLLVTDQGFLQEEGLVWESLHNVEGDGNFCDSDFRLCHPPQRAPPTSHLPPSAQEQQRQIDQDYLVAVSLQQQQGGAPGPLSDLELARQLQQEEYQQQQQLQQQQQQQQQGSMQAAQQVRGQGSQQARRRDKDSDCVLL, encoded by the exons ATGGCGGAGTCCAGCTCCGAGCCATCAGCTGCCACTGACCTGCTGATTGAACGCAGCAAAGATGAGCCAACTGTTGGCTTGGAAAGCTTCTCCAAAGAACTGATTGTAACCATGACAGCAGAGGGCTCAGACCTAGGAGCACCGAGCAGCAACGGCACCACCGACCGACCTCTTCCTGCTAAAGTCCATAagaaagatgaggaggaggatgaggaggaggaggcaacGCCCACACCGCCAGAGTCGTCGCCGAGTCCATCGTCTGAAAATGGGACGCTTACCACCgtcaccacagaagaagaagctctGTCAGCTCTGCTCAGACACATCAAGACTGAAGGAGGgccagacagaggaggagatccAG GTCTGGACCTGGAGGAAAGCTCCTCGCTGGCGACAGCAGGCGGCTCAGACGACCAGCGGGAGTCCACCGACTCAGCGTCGTTCTCCATCCCCAGTCTGGAGCTGTCAGACGGGGTCACAGCCACAGGAAACTCCCTGGACGTGGAGGACGGCCTGTCTTCATCCTACTCTGCTCTGGGTGTGGAGGGCTGCTCTCCGTCCACCGAGGTCCCCAGTCTGAAGGAGGACGAGGCGCTGGAAGCTGCTG GGGGCGCTGTTGTTGttccagcagctgctccacctcttgctgctgctgctcctccagctgctgctgctgctgctgctgccccgGAGCCCGGACCCTCCATGCCGGCGTATTACCTGGTGAAGTGGATCACCTGGAAGGAGAAGAAGACGCCCATCATCACCCAGAGTGAGAACGGAccctgccccctgctggccatcATGAACACACTCTTCCTGCGCTGGAAG GCGAAGCTTCCTGCTCAGACTGAAGTTGTTACTACTGAGGACCTGATGGCTCACCTGG GAGAGTGTGTGTTGTCTGTCACACCCAGAGAGAAAACTGATGGCATGGAGCTCAACTTCCAGCAg AACATGAGCGATGCCATGGCCGTCCTCCCGAAGCTTTCCACCGGCCTCGACGTCAACGTTCGTTTCACTGGAGTCACGGACTTTGAATACACACCAGAGTGCATCGTGTTCGACCTGCTGGACATCCCACTGTACCACGGCTGGCTGGTCGACCCTCAG AGTACAGAGATGGTGGCTGCTGTGGGAAAACTGAGTTACAACCAGCTGGTGGAGAAAATCATCGACTACAAACACTCTGCAGACAGCAGCCGAGTCGGTGAAG gTCTGGTGGCAGAGCAGTTTCTGGAGTCTACAGCAACTCAGTTATCGTATCACGGTCTGTGTGAACTCAACACGACGGCCAAAGAAGGAGAAATCTCCGTGTTCTTCAGAAACAACCACTTCAGTACCATGATCAAACACAAG GGTCATCTGTACCTGCTGGTGACCGACCAGGGCTTCCTGCAGGAGGAGGGTTTGGTCTGGGAGTCTCTCCACAACGTTGAAGGAGATGGAAACTTCTGCGACTCCGACTTCAGACTGTGTCATCCTCCTCAGAGAGCTCCGCCCACCTCCCACCTGCCGCCCAGCGCTCAGGAGCAGCAGAGGCAGATCGACCAG GACTACCTGGTGGCAGTttccctgcagcagcagcagggcggCGCCCCCGGACCCCTCAGTGACCTGGAATTGGCCCGACAGCTCCAGCAGGAGGAAtaccaacaacagcagcaactccagcagcagcagcaacagcagcaacagggATCAATGCAGGCAGCACAGCAG gtcagaggtcaggggtCACAGCAAGCCAGGAGGAGAGACAAGGACTCAGACTGTGTCCTCCTATAg